One window of Mesorhizobium loti R88b genomic DNA carries:
- a CDS encoding DHA2 family efflux MFS transporter permease subunit, whose product MSTPEPFREVPHRGLITVALMLATVMQALDTTIANVALPTMTGDLGASPDNINWVLTSYIVAAAIMTPVTGWLADRVGRKELFLTTVVGFTIFSMLCGLAWSLETIVLFRLMQGVFGAAIVPLSQTFLLDINPKERHGQAMAIWGAGIMLGPILGPTLGGWLTDNFNWRWVFFINLPVGIVAFLGMAAYLPAVARRVRSFDFFGFAMISLGVGALQLMLDRGGEVDWFSSVEIWIELGLAITGFWVFIIHTVTAEHPFIDPKIFLDRNFVTGLAFIFVMGVLILASMSLLPPMLSTIFGYPTVTIGIVIGPRGIGTMISMLVVGRLMNKIDARILVVIGFLLTAQSLYTMASFTPQMDNWLILSSGVIQGLGMGMVFVPLSTVAFATLDARYRTDATSLFSLVRNLGSSIGVSVVTVLLVRNTQINHAELSAFINPFNPNLWAVSPAAAGGDPMALSEVDRMVNLQAMMISYVNDFKILMLMTLAAIPFVFLLRKPKAAPAGGAPAVHMD is encoded by the coding sequence ATGAGCACGCCAGAACCATTTCGAGAAGTGCCGCACCGCGGCCTGATCACGGTTGCGCTCATGCTGGCGACCGTCATGCAGGCGCTCGACACCACCATCGCAAACGTCGCGCTGCCGACCATGACAGGCGACCTCGGCGCCTCTCCCGACAACATCAACTGGGTGCTGACCTCCTACATCGTCGCCGCCGCCATCATGACGCCGGTAACCGGCTGGCTTGCCGACCGCGTCGGCCGCAAGGAATTGTTCCTGACAACCGTGGTGGGCTTCACCATCTTCTCCATGCTGTGCGGCCTGGCATGGAGCCTTGAAACCATTGTGCTGTTCCGGCTGATGCAAGGCGTTTTCGGCGCTGCCATCGTGCCGCTGTCGCAGACCTTCCTGCTCGACATCAACCCCAAGGAGCGTCACGGCCAGGCCATGGCTATCTGGGGCGCCGGCATCATGCTGGGGCCTATCCTGGGTCCGACGCTGGGCGGCTGGCTGACCGACAATTTCAACTGGCGCTGGGTGTTCTTCATCAACCTGCCGGTCGGGATCGTTGCCTTCCTTGGCATGGCCGCCTATCTGCCGGCCGTTGCCCGGCGGGTGCGCAGCTTCGACTTCTTCGGCTTTGCCATGATATCGCTGGGCGTCGGCGCGCTGCAGTTGATGCTGGACCGAGGCGGCGAGGTCGACTGGTTTTCCTCGGTCGAGATATGGATCGAACTCGGCCTGGCCATCACCGGTTTCTGGGTGTTCATCATTCACACGGTGACGGCGGAACATCCCTTTATCGACCCCAAGATATTCCTCGACCGCAATTTCGTGACCGGCCTGGCGTTCATCTTCGTCATGGGCGTGCTCATCCTGGCCTCGATGTCGCTGCTGCCGCCAATGCTGTCGACCATTTTCGGCTATCCGACTGTGACCATCGGTATCGTCATAGGTCCACGCGGTATCGGCACCATGATTTCGATGCTCGTCGTCGGGCGGCTCATGAACAAGATCGACGCCAGAATTCTCGTCGTCATCGGCTTTCTGCTGACCGCGCAGTCGCTCTACACCATGGCGAGCTTCACCCCACAGATGGATAACTGGCTGATCCTCAGCTCCGGTGTCATCCAGGGCCTGGGCATGGGAATGGTGTTCGTGCCGCTGTCGACGGTCGCCTTCGCCACGCTCGACGCACGCTACCGCACCGATGCAACCTCGTTGTTCAGCCTGGTGCGCAATCTCGGCTCGTCGATCGGCGTCTCGGTCGTAACGGTGCTCCTGGTGCGCAACACGCAAATCAACCACGCCGAGCTTTCAGCCTTCATCAATCCGTTCAATCCCAATCTCTGGGCCGTCTCGCCGGCGGCCGCGGGCGGCGATCCAATGGCGCTGTCGGAGGTCGATCGCATGGTCAATCTCCAGGCGATGATGATCTCCTACGTCAACGACTTCAAAATCCTGATGCTGATGACGCTGGCTGCCATCCCGTTCGTCTTCCTGCTGCGCAAACCGAAGGCTGCGCCGGCCGGCGGCGCTCCTGCCGTGCACATGGATTGA
- a CDS encoding HlyD family secretion protein, with protein sequence MNAVAKVNKNAPKVEMEAPAQPVAAPIAVAPPVQEPAPAPKKKRRIGRFFLMFALPAALVIGGGYVWVTGGRYQETENANLQQAKVSIASDTAGRIVQVDIFDHQLVKQGDVLFAIDPEPYRIALAQADAAVAVARVGIEQLRAAYSQSMAQQKSDASEVDFAQSQYDRAADLAQKGINAKSSLDQAKNDLDKAKQQLAVAEQGIISAKAALAGNPDIETDKHPTVMAALAARDKAAYDLAQTTVKAPADGVISQASSFKVGQYVGSGTPLFALVETGDTWIDANFKETQLTHMKPGQKAEIVVDTYPGRTFEATVKAIGAGTGAEFSLLPAQNATGNWVKVTQRIPVRLELTDADARMALRTGMSASVTVDTGVARGWPSIFGHANAGEAAQ encoded by the coding sequence ATGAACGCGGTGGCCAAGGTCAACAAGAACGCCCCCAAGGTGGAGATGGAAGCACCGGCCCAGCCGGTTGCCGCTCCCATTGCGGTCGCGCCTCCGGTGCAGGAGCCGGCTCCGGCACCGAAGAAAAAGCGCCGCATTGGCCGCTTCTTTTTGATGTTCGCGCTGCCGGCGGCGCTGGTTATCGGCGGCGGCTATGTCTGGGTCACCGGCGGCCGCTATCAGGAGACCGAGAACGCCAATTTGCAGCAGGCGAAAGTGTCGATCGCTTCCGATACGGCTGGCCGCATCGTTCAGGTTGACATATTCGACCACCAGCTGGTCAAGCAGGGTGACGTGCTGTTTGCCATCGACCCTGAACCCTACCGGATCGCATTGGCCCAGGCCGACGCGGCAGTCGCGGTGGCACGTGTCGGCATCGAGCAGTTGCGCGCCGCCTACAGCCAGTCGATGGCGCAACAGAAATCCGATGCCAGCGAGGTCGATTTCGCCCAGTCGCAATACGACCGCGCTGCTGATCTGGCCCAGAAGGGAATCAACGCCAAGTCGTCGCTGGATCAGGCCAAGAACGATCTCGACAAGGCCAAGCAGCAGCTGGCCGTTGCCGAACAAGGCATCATCAGCGCCAAGGCGGCACTTGCCGGCAATCCCGACATCGAGACCGACAAGCACCCGACCGTGATGGCTGCACTGGCCGCCCGAGACAAGGCCGCCTACGATCTGGCGCAGACCACGGTCAAGGCGCCGGCCGATGGTGTCATCAGCCAGGCCTCGTCATTCAAGGTCGGCCAGTATGTCGGCTCGGGTACGCCACTGTTTGCCCTGGTCGAGACCGGCGACACCTGGATCGACGCTAATTTCAAGGAAACGCAGTTGACCCACATGAAGCCCGGCCAGAAGGCCGAGATCGTGGTCGACACCTATCCCGGCCGCACCTTCGAGGCGACGGTCAAGGCGATCGGCGCCGGCACCGGTGCGGAGTTTTCGCTGCTGCCGGCGCAGAACGCCACCGGCAACTGGGTCAAGGTCACGCAGCGCATCCCGGTGCGCCTGGAACTGACGGATGCCGACGCCAGGATGGCATTGCGCACCGGCATGAGCGCCTCCGTCACCGTCGATACGGGCGTGGCGCGTGGATGGCCGTCCATCTTTGGCCACGCCAACGCCGGCGAGGCGGCGCAGTAA
- a CDS encoding MarR family winged helix-turn-helix transcriptional regulator, with translation MVSDGIDRLGFLIHDVQRLLRKRFETRASGLGLSSAQWRLMVRVAKEEGISQARLAELLEIEPISVSRLVDRMEEGGWIERRSDAADRRVRMIFPTPKASAAYAEVKSLAGEVYEESLVGVSPQDRRVLISALDAMAQNLGDGDTASSEKIEPAKGAAA, from the coding sequence ATGGTTTCAGATGGCATCGACAGATTGGGATTTTTGATCCACGACGTGCAACGGCTGCTGCGCAAGCGTTTCGAAACGCGCGCCAGCGGGCTTGGGCTGTCCTCGGCGCAATGGCGCCTGATGGTGCGTGTCGCGAAGGAAGAAGGCATCAGCCAGGCAAGGCTCGCCGAACTGCTTGAAATCGAACCGATCAGTGTCTCGCGCCTCGTCGACCGGATGGAGGAGGGCGGCTGGATCGAACGCCGCTCCGATGCCGCCGATCGCCGCGTGCGTATGATTTTCCCGACCCCCAAGGCGAGCGCGGCCTATGCCGAGGTTAAGAGCCTGGCCGGCGAAGTCTATGAGGAATCGCTTGTCGGCGTTTCGCCGCAGGATCGTCGCGTCCTGATCAGCGCGCTCGACGCGATGGCTCAGAATCTCGGCGACGGCGATACCGCGTCCTCGGAGAAAATCGAGCCTGCGAAAGGCGCAGCAGCATGA
- a CDS encoding FecCD family ABC transporter permease gives MHLAPGHRSGARSGHKAFTLAMAAGAVAMAALALLSIAYGSTLIPLTDVVASLGHAVGLGGHDVSGPIGKIVVDLRLPRTILAMCVGAGLGVVGALLQTVTRNDLADPFLFGLSSGAAAGAVSVITVFGDSFGIWTLPAAAFTGGILAACVVLLLVARVRGQGPERLILAGLAVSFLFTALTNYLVFAGDQRAAHSVLFWTMGGLGLARWDNLWLGVLGAGTILAYALWNHRKLDAFLAGENAAESLGVPVARMRRTTFLVAAFSTAILVSVAGVIGFVGLMIPHLSRPLTGPLHLRLVASCALFGAMLLLASDLLARTLLPPQELPIGIITSSVGAFFVVTMIVRNRL, from the coding sequence ATGCATCTTGCCCCTGGGCATAGATCCGGTGCGCGTTCGGGGCACAAGGCATTCACGCTGGCCATGGCCGCGGGCGCGGTGGCGATGGCCGCTCTCGCACTGCTGTCGATCGCCTATGGTTCGACTTTGATCCCACTGACGGATGTCGTTGCCTCGCTTGGCCATGCCGTTGGGCTGGGTGGACACGATGTGTCCGGCCCCATCGGCAAGATCGTCGTCGACCTGCGGCTGCCGCGCACGATCCTGGCGATGTGTGTCGGCGCCGGTCTGGGTGTCGTCGGCGCATTGCTGCAGACGGTGACCCGCAACGATCTTGCCGATCCCTTCCTGTTCGGTCTGTCGTCGGGAGCCGCCGCGGGTGCTGTTTCCGTCATCACCGTGTTTGGTGACAGTTTCGGCATCTGGACCTTGCCGGCCGCCGCCTTCACCGGCGGCATACTGGCCGCCTGTGTCGTGCTTCTGCTGGTCGCGCGGGTGAGGGGGCAAGGCCCCGAACGGCTGATCCTCGCCGGCCTTGCCGTCTCCTTCCTGTTCACCGCCTTGACCAACTATCTGGTGTTTGCCGGGGACCAGCGCGCCGCCCACTCCGTCCTGTTCTGGACGATGGGCGGCCTTGGCCTGGCGCGCTGGGACAATCTTTGGCTGGGCGTCCTGGGCGCGGGCACCATTTTGGCCTACGCCCTGTGGAACCACCGCAAGCTCGACGCCTTCCTGGCCGGCGAGAACGCAGCCGAAAGCCTCGGCGTGCCGGTGGCGCGTATGCGCAGGACGACCTTTCTCGTCGCCGCCTTCTCGACGGCCATCCTGGTATCGGTCGCTGGCGTGATCGGTTTCGTCGGGTTGATGATCCCGCATCTGTCGCGGCCGCTGACGGGTCCCTTGCATCTGCGCCTGGTCGCAAGCTGTGCGCTGTTCGGGGCGATGCTGTTGCTGGCAAGCGATCTTCTGGCCAGGACCCTGCTGCCGCCGCAGGAACTGCCGATCGGCATCATCACCAGCTCGGTCGGTGCGTTCTTCGTCGTCACGATGATTGTGCGAAACCGCCTGTGA
- a CDS encoding ABC transporter substrate-binding protein: MKRLALSLVLSLLASTAFAFPVTVDSCGKPLTFDAPPKRAVIHDLNMAEMAFALKLQPSIVGLTGITGWYKVGPEFKAEQGSIPELAPKYPTLENLVAVEPDFFFAGWYYGMKPGGEVTPDTLAPHGIKTLVLTESCVHLDKNRPAASMDLLYGDVEKLGKIFGKDAEAEKLVSGWKAQLADITAKVGNAKGTRVFLYDSGEDKPFTAGKFAIPSAMITAAGGDNIMADMDTSWGNTDWETVASRNPQFLILLDYQDGGGYKKLLDFLKVHPAMKETDAVKNERFVALRCAELTPGPANIEAIAKIARAMHPEAF; the protein is encoded by the coding sequence GTGAAACGTCTCGCACTGTCGCTTGTCCTCTCGCTGCTGGCCTCGACAGCTTTCGCCTTCCCGGTCACCGTCGACAGCTGCGGCAAACCGCTGACCTTCGATGCGCCGCCCAAGCGCGCCGTCATCCATGATCTCAACATGGCCGAGATGGCCTTCGCGCTGAAGCTGCAGCCGTCGATCGTCGGCCTGACCGGCATCACCGGATGGTACAAGGTCGGCCCCGAATTCAAGGCCGAGCAAGGTTCCATCCCCGAACTGGCGCCCAAATACCCGACGCTCGAAAACCTTGTCGCGGTCGAGCCCGATTTCTTCTTTGCCGGCTGGTACTATGGCATGAAGCCGGGCGGCGAGGTGACGCCCGACACACTCGCCCCGCATGGCATCAAGACGCTGGTGCTGACGGAAAGCTGCGTCCATCTCGACAAGAACCGCCCCGCCGCTTCGATGGACCTGCTGTATGGCGACGTCGAAAAGCTGGGCAAGATTTTTGGCAAGGACGCCGAAGCGGAAAAGCTCGTCTCCGGCTGGAAGGCGCAGCTCGCCGATATCACGGCGAAAGTCGGCAACGCCAAGGGGACACGCGTGTTCCTCTACGACTCGGGCGAGGACAAGCCGTTCACCGCCGGAAAATTCGCCATCCCGAGCGCCATGATCACCGCCGCCGGCGGCGACAACATCATGGCCGACATGGACACCAGCTGGGGCAATACCGACTGGGAAACGGTGGCGTCGCGCAATCCGCAATTCCTCATCCTGCTCGATTACCAGGATGGCGGCGGTTACAAGAAACTGCTCGATTTCCTTAAAGTCCATCCGGCAATGAAAGAGACCGACGCGGTCAAGAACGAGCGCTTCGTGGCCTTGCGTTGTGCCGAGCTGACGCCCGGGCCGGCCAACATCGAAGCGATCGCCAAGATCGCCAGGGCGATGCATCCGGAAGCGTTCTGA
- a CDS encoding ABC transporter ATP-binding protein — MTMPLLDARDLGATANGRALVQAVSLSVASGDRLAIIGPNGAGKTTLLRMLSGMLRPSSGEVKLGGRRLDRISPAERALHIAVVGQTDQPDPRLAVIDYVELGRVPHAGLRRRSDERDIVVDALRRTGLLPLLGRTIGSLSGGERQRAQLARAVAQQPKVLFLDEPTNHLDPRARGELLELVAGFGMTVIAVLHDLALVAPFATRVAVMNEARLHALAVPREALTQKLIREIFGVDVFRLRHPTEDRELTVFDVPNRAAPPS, encoded by the coding sequence ATGACCATGCCACTCCTCGACGCGCGCGATCTCGGCGCGACTGCGAATGGCCGGGCTCTGGTCCAGGCGGTCAGCCTGTCGGTGGCATCAGGCGACCGTCTCGCCATCATCGGTCCCAATGGCGCCGGCAAGACCACGCTGCTGCGTATGCTTTCGGGCATGCTCAGGCCAAGTTCGGGCGAGGTGAAGCTTGGCGGGCGCCGCCTGGACAGGATTTCGCCCGCCGAGCGGGCCCTGCACATCGCCGTCGTCGGCCAGACCGACCAGCCGGATCCGCGGCTGGCGGTGATCGACTATGTCGAACTTGGCCGCGTCCCGCATGCCGGCCTGAGGCGCAGGAGCGACGAACGCGACATCGTCGTCGACGCGCTGCGCCGGACCGGCCTGTTGCCGCTGCTTGGCCGCACCATCGGCTCGCTGTCGGGCGGCGAACGCCAACGCGCCCAGCTTGCGCGCGCCGTCGCACAGCAACCGAAAGTGTTGTTCCTCGACGAGCCGACCAACCATCTCGACCCGCGCGCCCGTGGCGAGCTGCTCGAACTCGTGGCCGGCTTCGGCATGACGGTGATCGCGGTGCTGCACGATCTGGCGTTGGTGGCGCCGTTCGCCACCAGGGTCGCGGTGATGAACGAAGCGCGGCTGCATGCGCTCGCCGTACCGCGCGAAGCGCTGACGCAAAAGCTGATCCGCGAGATTTTCGGCGTCGACGTGTTTCGCCTGCGCCACCCTACCGAGGACCGCGAACTGACGGTGTTCGATGTGCCGAACCGTGCCGCGCCACCGTCCTGA
- a CDS encoding DUF1636 family protein: protein MDVGLVGRLANILPSPVLESDGKLDGAIDHRIIVCTLCRDIPTGIRSGESLCADLRSRLSAHHEPDVAHGFTVEGVECMAGCAWPLTVAFQAPGKAAYLFGSIDAQADAGDLVRFARLYASLADGWCNSGQRPAGLAGKTLARIPGNLAGNSR from the coding sequence GTGGACGTCGGTCTTGTCGGCCGGCTCGCCAACATCCTTCCGTCGCCAGTTTTGGAAAGTGACGGAAAGTTGGACGGCGCCATCGACCATCGCATCATCGTGTGCACGCTTTGCCGCGACATCCCGACTGGCATCAGGTCGGGTGAAAGCCTGTGCGCCGATTTGCGCTCCCGGCTGTCGGCCCACCATGAACCAGATGTGGCGCATGGCTTCACGGTCGAAGGCGTAGAATGCATGGCGGGCTGTGCGTGGCCGCTGACGGTGGCTTTCCAGGCGCCAGGCAAGGCCGCCTATCTCTTCGGCTCCATCGATGCGCAGGCCGATGCCGGTGATCTCGTGCGATTTGCCAGGCTCTATGCCTCGCTCGCCGATGGCTGGTGCAACTCGGGACAGCGTCCGGCAGGATTGGCCGGCAAGACGCTGGCTCGCATCCCGGGCAATCTGGCGGGCAACAGCCGATGA
- a CDS encoding substrate-binding domain-containing protein — protein sequence MKTMKRGSRRVLHAALLAGAGLCIAGTAQAADPLVKACSKDGQFIIGFSQANNAEPYRQHVNDELTAAAKEVPGFTLQIADGAGNVNTQTSQVDNFITQKVDLLLISPFEAAPLTPAVKRAMDAGIPVIELDRKTVGDPGKDYTAFIGGDNYKIALEAGKYTAKTLLPDGGEAAVLEGLPSSTPAVERLNGFKDGVKVNAKIQVVAEQAADWVPDKAQTAFSAMLQAHPDIKVLYASNDMMAAGALLAAKGAGKEVKIIGTDGLPGPAGGIEAVAKGDWAATFTYPTGAKEAIEMSKKILLDCASSVDTTVTVDTTAITPENAKQLSGK from the coding sequence ATGAAAACCATGAAAAGAGGATCGAGGCGCGTGCTTCACGCCGCGCTTCTGGCAGGCGCTGGGCTGTGCATTGCAGGAACCGCGCAGGCTGCCGACCCGTTGGTCAAGGCCTGCTCCAAGGATGGCCAGTTCATCATCGGCTTTTCGCAGGCGAACAATGCCGAGCCCTACCGGCAGCACGTCAATGATGAGCTGACAGCGGCGGCCAAGGAAGTGCCGGGCTTCACGTTGCAGATCGCCGACGGTGCAGGCAACGTCAACACGCAGACCTCGCAAGTCGACAACTTCATCACCCAGAAGGTGGATCTGCTCCTGATCTCGCCGTTCGAGGCGGCACCACTGACGCCGGCGGTCAAGCGCGCCATGGATGCCGGCATCCCGGTCATTGAGCTCGACCGCAAGACGGTCGGCGACCCCGGCAAGGACTACACCGCCTTCATCGGCGGCGACAATTACAAGATCGCGCTCGAAGCCGGTAAATATACCGCCAAGACGCTGTTGCCGGATGGCGGCGAGGCGGCGGTACTGGAAGGGCTGCCGAGCTCGACGCCGGCGGTGGAGCGGCTGAACGGCTTCAAGGACGGCGTCAAGGTAAACGCCAAGATCCAGGTCGTGGCCGAGCAGGCCGCCGACTGGGTGCCGGACAAAGCCCAGACTGCCTTTTCCGCCATGCTGCAGGCGCATCCCGACATCAAGGTGCTCTACGCGTCGAACGACATGATGGCTGCCGGGGCGCTGCTCGCCGCCAAGGGCGCCGGCAAGGAGGTCAAGATCATTGGCACCGATGGCTTGCCCGGCCCGGCCGGCGGCATCGAGGCGGTGGCCAAGGGTGACTGGGCGGCGACCTTCACCTACCCGACGGGTGCGAAGGAAGCGATCGAGATGTCGAAGAAGATCCTGCTCGACTGCGCCTCGTCGGTGGATACGACGGTCACCGTCGACACCACGGCTATCACGCCCGAAAACGCCAAGCAGCTGTCAGGCAAATAG
- a CDS encoding ABC transporter permease: MSEGKISAASGPVAAAPVHRDPLALIVRFQSLIGLVLVAIGGIIFSPRRHGAILFLDPDNIANIVRAVSETGIIAIGMTFVIITAGIDLSVGAVLGLSSVVTATMMISGGFGLIPTILAVLIMGIVFGTIQGAISSRFRLEPFIVTLAGLQAARGLALVVSGNQYINISYGDGLGLAPPVFAVLGERLFHNTVPVATIVFIVFAAIATIVLNTTRFGRYVFAVGGNERAARISGVPVSMVKISVYAITGFAAALAGIVHAGQFNFGSANDGMGYELTAIAAVVIGGTSLFGGAGSMVGTVAGTIMLGALANILQLNNITPAMQLLATAAIIVLAAVLQSLVRRREGLGR; encoded by the coding sequence ATGTCTGAAGGCAAGATTTCGGCGGCAAGCGGGCCGGTGGCCGCGGCACCGGTGCATCGCGATCCCCTGGCGTTGATCGTGCGCTTCCAGAGCTTGATCGGCCTGGTGCTGGTGGCGATCGGCGGCATCATCTTCTCGCCGCGCCGTCACGGGGCAATTCTATTCCTCGACCCCGACAACATCGCCAACATCGTGCGCGCGGTGTCGGAGACAGGCATCATCGCCATCGGCATGACCTTCGTGATCATCACCGCCGGCATCGACCTTTCGGTTGGCGCGGTGCTGGGGCTGTCCAGCGTCGTCACCGCGACGATGATGATCTCCGGCGGGTTCGGGCTTATCCCCACCATCCTCGCCGTGCTCATCATGGGCATCGTCTTCGGCACGATCCAGGGCGCCATCTCCAGCCGCTTCCGACTCGAGCCCTTCATCGTCACGCTCGCAGGTCTGCAGGCCGCGCGCGGCCTGGCGCTGGTCGTTTCGGGCAACCAGTATATCAACATTTCCTATGGCGACGGGCTGGGTCTGGCTCCGCCGGTGTTCGCGGTGCTGGGGGAACGCCTGTTCCACAACACCGTGCCGGTCGCCACCATCGTCTTCATCGTCTTTGCCGCGATTGCAACGATCGTGCTCAACACCACGCGCTTCGGCCGCTATGTCTTTGCCGTCGGTGGCAATGAGCGCGCGGCGCGTATTTCCGGCGTGCCGGTCTCTATGGTCAAGATCTCGGTCTATGCCATCACCGGCTTTGCCGCTGCGCTGGCCGGCATCGTGCATGCCGGCCAGTTCAATTTCGGCAGCGCCAATGACGGCATGGGCTATGAGCTGACGGCAATCGCCGCCGTGGTCATCGGCGGCACCAGCCTGTTCGGCGGGGCCGGCTCAATGGTTGGCACCGTTGCCGGCACCATCATGCTGGGCGCGCTCGCCAACATCCTTCAGCTCAACAACATCACGCCAGCCATGCAACTGCTGGCGACCGCCGCGATCATCGTTCTGGCGGCAGTGCTTCAATCCCTCGTTCGCCGCCGCGAGGGTTTGGGTCGTTAG
- a CDS encoding sugar ABC transporter ATP-binding protein, translated as MSAPLLSVTGAVKRFGGVKALRGVDFDLKSGEIHALLGENGAGKSTLMNLLSGVYTPDEGAIHIDGKPVTFNNPREAQAAGIATIFQELDLVPTLDVAANLFLGRELMRSGGFLDVPAMRSEARKRLEAIELAIDPASMVANLSIGQRQVVAIVKALSYASRVLIMDEPTAALTVSEVERLFDIMRKLAASGVGIVYISHRLEEVPQIADRVTVMRDGSIAGVTEPHAPQAELVRLLVGRPLDELYPERAKTAGKTLLSLRDASFRLAHESAGWQPPTGVSLHVKAGEIVGLAGIMGAGRTELLSALYGTGLSGHWEGEVAIDGRPVNLNSIKAARNAGIAFVTDDRRGSGLMLRMAVGLNLVMSVIRRISPAGLMSPRRQADAVKQSFGQFDIRPKNPDIAVGALSGGNQQKVVLAKEILGNPRLLLLDEPTRGVDVGAKGEIYARLRQLAAQGLGILVASSEMPELIGLCDRIVVLRQGRNVAEFIGGVDEHTVLAAANGREA; from the coding sequence ATGAGCGCGCCGCTGCTTTCCGTCACCGGCGCGGTCAAGCGCTTCGGCGGCGTCAAGGCGCTGCGCGGGGTCGATTTCGACCTCAAATCCGGCGAGATCCACGCACTGCTTGGCGAGAACGGCGCCGGCAAGTCGACGCTGATGAACCTTCTGTCGGGCGTCTACACGCCGGACGAGGGCGCCATCCATATCGACGGCAAGCCGGTTACCTTCAACAATCCCCGCGAGGCGCAAGCGGCCGGCATCGCCACCATCTTCCAGGAGCTCGACCTGGTGCCGACGCTCGACGTCGCCGCCAACCTGTTCCTTGGTCGCGAACTGATGCGGTCGGGCGGGTTCCTCGATGTGCCGGCGATGCGCAGCGAGGCACGCAAGCGGCTCGAGGCCATCGAATTGGCCATCGATCCGGCCAGCATGGTGGCGAACCTGTCGATCGGCCAGCGCCAGGTCGTGGCGATCGTCAAGGCGCTGTCCTACGCCTCGCGCGTGCTGATCATGGACGAACCCACGGCGGCGCTTACGGTCAGCGAGGTCGAAAGGCTGTTCGATATCATGCGCAAGCTCGCCGCCAGCGGCGTCGGCATCGTCTACATCTCGCATCGCCTCGAGGAGGTGCCGCAGATCGCGGACCGGGTGACGGTGATGCGCGATGGCAGTATTGCCGGCGTCACCGAGCCGCACGCGCCACAGGCCGAGCTGGTCCGGCTCCTGGTCGGACGGCCGCTGGACGAACTTTATCCCGAACGCGCCAAGACCGCCGGCAAGACGCTGCTCAGCCTGCGCGACGCGAGCTTTAGACTTGCCCATGAAAGTGCCGGATGGCAGCCGCCGACCGGCGTCTCGCTCCACGTCAAGGCGGGCGAGATCGTAGGGCTTGCCGGCATCATGGGGGCAGGGCGCACCGAGTTGCTCAGCGCACTCTATGGCACCGGCCTGTCGGGCCATTGGGAAGGCGAGGTCGCCATCGATGGCCGGCCCGTAAACCTCAATTCCATCAAGGCCGCACGAAATGCCGGTATCGCTTTCGTCACCGACGATCGGCGCGGCAGCGGCCTGATGCTCAGAATGGCGGTCGGCCTCAACCTGGTCATGTCGGTGATCCGCCGCATCTCGCCGGCCGGCCTGATGTCGCCGCGCCGCCAGGCGGATGCGGTGAAGCAGTCCTTCGGCCAGTTCGACATCCGGCCGAAGAACCCCGACATCGCCGTTGGCGCGCTGTCGGGAGGCAACCAGCAGAAGGTTGTGCTGGCCAAGGAAATCCTCGGCAATCCAAGGTTGCTGCTGCTCGACGAGCCGACACGCGGCGTCGATGTCGGCGCCAAGGGCGAGATCTACGCTCGGCTCAGGCAACTGGCCGCGCAAGGGCTCGGCATCCTGGTTGCCTCCAGCGAGATGCCGGAGCTGATCGGTCTGTGCGACCGGATCGTGGTGCTGCGCCAGGGGCGCAATGTGGCGGAATTCATCGGCGGCGTCGACGAGCACACGGTGCTGGCCGCGGCAAATGGCAGGGAGGCCTGA